In Dermacentor variabilis isolate Ectoservices chromosome 10, ASM5094787v1, whole genome shotgun sequence, the genomic window tttgtcgcgccttctatgtatatatatatatatatttgcatttatATTGTTACTGCCAACTGTATGGGTGCCGGGGCCTCGTCaggccttaccgccttttgtcccggtcccctcttttccttgaaaagaagaataaacttcacttcacttcactatATCAGGGTCCCATTTTGCACTTATAACCGACgttctgaagcataactgcgagtcggcttagttggcgctcgtccttgtgttgctcctattctttgTCCCTCTTTGTTTGCGCACCAAAAGTTGTTAAGACGACCTTCTGACGCTTACTCGCCCCTTCTTTTCAATTCATCGATCAACGCACGTTTGTCGCCCGGCGCTCTGTTACTGCAATACCTCGCCGAGAAATCTGCGTGGCGACAGCAGTCGAGCCCTTCTAAGCCTAACGATTGCATAACAGGGACCTGACCGGCGAGTTCCTGGACGAGTACGTGGCGCTGACCGAGTGTCCCGAGGCCGAGATGCTGGTGCGGTCGGCGGGCGACCAGCGGTTCAGCGACTTCGAGGTGCTGCAGTGCAACTACGCCTACTTCCACCTGGACGCCAAGCAGTGGCCCGCGATGGGATTCCTGGACTGGGCGCGAGCCATGATCCACTTCCAGCTGCAGTGGCCGGCCATACAGGTGCGCATGCGTGCTGTGCGGTGCAGTCTGACCGCGATCTGTAGTTCCGCATATGCGCAGTTCCGTGCCAAAGTTTTCGGAATACGAGAACGGTGGAAAGTTAACTATACGTACAGTAGCCTACTTCACGAAAACTTTAGTACTAAGCAAACGAGGATAAAACGCCTCGACTTTTTTCTCCCGCTTGCGTAGTGACCGGCGGGAGTAAAATTATCCCCACCGATACAAAGGGCGCCGATGCCAAGTCTCGCGCAACCGATTCGCGATCGAGGCGCGTTCATTCCAAAACTCCTGCTATTATAACTCCTTGAAACGCATTTGTTGTCGCGCGAGAGCTTTGGGGTGTCTTAttcgttgattgattgattgattgattgattgattgattgattgattgattgattgattgattgattgattgattgattgattgattgacattgCTTTAGAAATGTTGGGAACTGTCGTGTCACCGGTTTCGTCACAAACAATGGATTGTCTAATGAGCAAAGGGCGATAAAATGAGGTGatagaaaaaacaaacacacgGTCACGGAATAAAATAAATCTCCTAACCATGCTTATTCGACAACAGTCAATAGCGAAAATATCCCAGGGATCAATCTGTAACCCACACAGAATACTGCGGCATGAAAATTGCACACAAGGACATACAAAGTGTTAATGCATACATACAATGTTAATTCCACTAAAGAAGGCTGCTGAAGGTTTCAAAGCTGATCGTTGTTGCGGTGCCTTATTCCACGGCCCAAGCAACTGTTCTACGCTGAAGGCTTAGATGCTGGGGTGCAGTGCCTCGGGAAGGATAGCAGTCGTCTCTCCCCCTGTGGCCGCTGTGAGAGAGGTCCCTGATGGCGGGAGAGGAGGACAGATGTGCTTGTTAATGGCTTTGTCCCATACGAAACTAGGCAATGGAAATAATAACTCTGCCCATATATCCTCACTACAACCTATTTGTACCTTCAAGCACATCATTTGCTTTAAACAAGCGAATGCATTACAAAAACGGTTCAGCCATGCCTCTACAaatgacaatcatcgtcgatgacCTTTGCGCAATCTTTGTTTCTCAACATTTCCGTCATCATAATAAAAAAAGATACAGATCCAACGCCATGCTGGAGTCTCAATGACACGAAGCCTGTTTTGAGTTGGcgaagtagcagcagcagtattGGATGATGGGTGAACGGGCCACGTCGCCTGTAGCGGTTAGCTGCCGCTGCCATGAGGACGAAGGCTGTGTACGATGCAgatcgaaagaaagaaatgggtGAGAGGTGGGCGAGGAGCACACAGAAACACTACACGTATCTATGGATACAGTTTAAGGTTTATATGTATCACAGTGGAACATGCATGTTCGGGGCGATCGGTCAAGAATTGGCAAATACCCAGCGacataaagagagagagcgagagagagaaaactttatttgtcaaGTTTGAGTGGAGGTTTCTTTCCCGgcggtgtgggctagcgtggcgtctgctttgccgcgacgctatcagcccattccgccaaccgtatctggtcttgcgggttggaagttttcgtcttCACCTCCCACTCGTCATGTGAGGGAGTtcgcctaaagagttctctcgggggagggttcatttggcatccccacaagatgtgatcttggtccgccagggggcagttacaatgtttgcagtttggtggatattcaccaccggtcattgcagctagccTTTTCAGACTAAGTACAGATCTAGTCTGTACTCTCCTGAGGTTAGTGGCCTGTATTCTTGTCAGTGTCTCGTGCGGGGATGGATATATTCGCCTGGATTCGCGGTAACAAACGGTCATTTCGTTATAGGTGTGGATACCTTCATGTCGGTCGACCCCGTCGGGCAAGCCCACCTCTCGGTTACTAGCTGCTCGGGCGGCTAGGCTCGGGCTCATGCGGGCAACCCAggcctcattgccagggttgCCCGCATGAGCGGGTACCCACACCAGCTTCAGTTGATTGATGTTTTTGTTGATGATTCTGAATGCTCGAGGAGAAATTAAACCTGAGGTGTAGTTACGAATCACTGTTTTCGAGTCGGATATAATAATCTCGGTGCCCGGAATCGAGGTACCCATggcgatggcggcctcttccACCTCCACAATGGAAGATGTGTCTACCGTCGCACAGCTGATGGTGTGTCCGTCGCCATTAGTGACGGCTATAGAGTGTCGACCATCACAGGTGCGAGCAGCATCCACGTATATGGCGGGTCGGTTTTTGTAGCGTTGCCAGAATTACACGGCGGCACATGCCCAGTAGGCCGAGTTGTCGGTTACACTGCCAGGCACTGCCTGCAATTTCGGGGGAAGAGTCGATGAAAGATTCGCTTCAATAAACGAATTCCCGTGGCTGCTATTGACGCGTTGCTTTTACCGACGATTTCAGGCCATCAAGGAGAGGCACAGTCTAATGGCTTCCTACGGCGGCGGCAGATCGGACCCCGAGCAAGTGATTCGGCAGCGAACGTTCTTCCGACGCGTCCACGCTGCTAACATCctcaagaaggaacggcttgctgGTCTACGGAAAGACGTGGTTGGGCAATAAAACTGCATAAAACTGCTTTACTGTAATATGACGCCACTAACACGGCAAACAGCGCAGGCGCCGACCAAGGAGACTGAATACAATGAAAAAACACAGACCGGTGTCGACCGGTCTTCGTGTCCTTTTAATACGACTTCCGGCCAATACCCACTGCCTTTCGACAATTTATGAAAAACAATGAAATTCATCTTAACATGTAATTTCTCCTTCACAGCCCTTATTGCTTTACAGAAGTCCTGAAAATTTATCTTCTATTATAACTCTGAGTAATGCACCCATCTCTCGGTCAATCCGCCATTATGGGTATGAGCCGCGTGTTCAATGGGCAACAAGCAGCAACAAGATTGGGAAATTACAGGACTTTACGACAGACCTACAGACTGTCTCTGTGCCGCCTCGCGTCAGAGAGACAGTCTATGAAGGAGGCACTACACCTTCAATGGGACTCGAGCCTGGAACTGCGGCACATTCTCGGCCCATAGCAAAGCACCACCTGCGCGCTGCACACAACGAAAGAGCTCTGCTGACCCCTGCATTGCAGGCCACGagccttaacgaaactttgtaaatatCTATATCACGTATATATCCGTGGGTGTAACTGTATGTGCTGTTAAGTGTTTATCGATGTCATATTCATCACCCAgaacctggagtagcatgtcaggtgaACAGCCAGGCTAACGTCTATCTCCAGCACATCAATAAAGCTTGtatctctttctctccttctcaTCCACATATGTTACTGCGCCGAGAAGGCCGGAAGCTTTGACAACGCTTTCTGTTTCCTGGAGCGAATGCTGGACCAGCGTAGCTTCCATATGTGGCAGTTTCGTATTTCGCCAAACGCGGaaaagtacaaaaataatttAAGCGTACCAATGAGCGgtgcattttgttttattttgctgtTATACTTAAGTTATTTGTAATTCCTCTTCGCCCACTTAAACTAACGCAAATTTGAACGTGGGACTTTTTCAGTAGCGCTTTTACTTCTTATCTCGCATTCGCCGGTAACTGGGACCTCCAACACCACCTTGGTGATCAAAAGGCGTACGCTTCTTTTTCGTTAGAAGGGAAACAATTTACACAAGCGTTAACTTTCCATTGAAGCTTTATTTCTGATACACTACTATTTATACATCAAAAGGCACGTTCTTGAACAGTTTATCATCGCATAAAGAGTGAGAGAAAATGGGGGAAGATGCTAACAttaaaagaactgcgcagtctagaatgacagaaagctcagctagttggtaaggattcattatgcaaaatagaagtgaggcgtgcagacaggacacaagagtagagaagtggagaacagttatctctcacgtagactggcacgtgtacccgattgacacgtggtgttaccattcctgagcatgcgcagatgagttttgtgtcctctttcgtttttcgcctcagtgctcccttcagttgatacggcgttcgtgttgtccacttctctactcttgtgtcctgtctgcacgcctcacttctattttgcataatgcgcAGTCTAGGTTTCACATGTGTAGGCGATGACACACAAGCGAATTCTGGCAGGTTACTTTAATTCTAAAATTTTTCCCCCTCCTCCATAACGCGAGGTGTCCTTTGCTGGTCTGattttgttccttttctttcgCCGTTTAAGCCTTTCTAACATGGCTCACGCGCATGATTTTTCATGTAtaaatagtattttttttttcagaaataaagcTTTAGCTGAAAGGTGGCACTTGTGTAAGTCATTTCACTTCCGTCTCGTCTTTCCACGTACCAGTGCCTCCCGCGAGTCCTGCCAAGTACGACCGAACACATTTTAGCTCCCAAAAAAAGTGCCGTACGGCAACTTTGCGTCAATATTGCTATATCTATTGTGGTGCACCTTTATGAGGGGTATAGTGGAAAGTAATTAATTTCCAACTATACATTGGGGACGATTACACGCCTACCATTATTTTACCTCTTCGCTTCTTGTGGACACCCCTGAAGCTGCCTTTCAGACAGCATTCCTTCGCGTGAGCCCTGCTCATTCCATGCAAACCCGCTTTACTTCCCCAAAACCTGCCGTATGGCAGCTTTGCCTCAACGTGTACATATcgacggcggtgcaccctttacagggccATAGCGCGATGCAGTTAATTTTTGATTATACATTGGCGATAGTTTTAGGCCCCTGCCGTTAAATTTACCTACTCTACGACCAAACTTCCCTTCTTGCCTCATTGAGACTTACATTTTGATACCTCCTGGGGCTCGCTCGGACGCACGTGTCGGTCTAGCATACAGCGTTTATCTCTCtccttgttttttctttattggtTTTCTTCGACAGGTTGCTGCGGCCGTGTCCCCCAAGCATAAAAGGCCAATCGACGTCGGGTCGAGCGTGAACCCATCTGTCGCGCATTCTCACGACATATGCCTCGCGACCAAACACCGTACGACTTAAGATTGTATCTttcaccgtgttttttttttctcaatcttctgttttgttgctgttgttgaacagcttggctaacgttagctggggcacctTATATAGGCAAATCGCGGGCACGTGTATTTCTACGAATTCCTTTTTGGAAACTTTGAACAAACGCTGTAGGCTGGTTACTCAGTTATTCTTGTGGTGACAGTTATGCATGCTGTAGTTTCCCACCGCGGACGTCAATCCAGTGTTTGCCCATAAGCTGAGATAATTTTTAATACTTTTTTACGGTTTTTCTTCACTTTGCTTTCGAAAATTATGTCCCCTTACTCCCTACGCGCGGTGTAGCAAGACAGAACTCATGCGCACGGCTGCCGTAAATTCACAGTAATCACAGTAAACTTACttatgaagaacaactgaggaatatggaagaaagtaaatgggctgggagagtgttgaggtacctgtacaggaagaacattggaacacagtggaggaaaataactaggaaatTTACCAACAAGTTTgtggcctgtatggtgagcaacaaagaacgtcaagcggatagtcagagaggctgagataatctcataggtgggcacaatggaaaagaaacctgccacgcgtaactgcttaaagggaagctgaagagtctgtcgaattcaataagacgctcatatacggatgctggaaccttataaaccatgtaggtaaaatttgttttttttttcaattaggagcgacgcaatcgtcggttaaaattgcgctgtggCTCCACCCCCTGTCGAAtgacgcgcgctgctgctgacgctgacgatgcgagcggagaccggaaaccgcggtgttgtgacgtcaacactagtgttccgttccttcgcagcctccgcgaccgtgcctgaccgtgcttgtttcttcgtgcgtgccatcgtaatctgcttcgatcgaccctgcattccttgtTGGTgagtctgcgtgtatgtagagtggtagtcaacgtgcgcagcatcaactgaagtggtgggccgatcatgccggctttctgtgcagcctacggttgcacgaacaccagcggccgcaacgatgttgtcttccattacttcccacaagacaagaagcttttaacgaagtgggaggctgctgtgaagcgaaagaatttcaagccctcaagaacaacagtgctttgctccaaccacttccgtgacgacgattatcaccagaatatatcattaaaacgtgcgttggatttgccagtcaagtcggctcgtgtaaggcccggcgcagtgccgtcagtgttcgcgtacacaaggagctcgtcaccgctGTCAAGGCCAGCTTTCGCGAAAAGAAGGAAGCTTGAGGTAAGAACCTGactacggccagccctgcaattcggcctgcgcagttgctgtatatggccacagaatgagagaggactacttgccactagcaggctttctaaacgcagcgcgaacagATCGGAGCAACGCTCCGATCTTTTCCCCGCTTACGTTCCCCGCTTACgttccccgcttacgttccacgaggaggcacgcaggaacacaacactacagttgtttgaccggaaacgagctcactagatcggcgaaagatcggcgagatcactagatcgctttgcaaaaaacatactcgccaaagagcatttccaacacgaggagatcccaagacttcgctttcgttcgcgtcgaaagcactgctcgcaccagcatcgtttgcttcttcgagaggccggctcttcgcaatcggctcgtacatgtagggagtaacgccgaactcctcagaaaaacgcagtctctctaaattttccattaccgtctcagaaaaacagcaccaaactacctggcacagcgcttcatgtgtagcggcagcggtcggttcggacgagcacttgtgttgacgtcacgaggcgcccgaccaatcacagacggAAACGAAACGCGCGAGCTgtgcgtgtccgctgctgcacttttcgtcgaaataaaatatatttgagctttctttcgctcagtttcgatacgatattcgaattcggagggttgaaaatcattatgtacagatgttcactcattttttctggaaaacctttcagcttccctttaagaggaaaaaacgaaatgaggaaagaaacaatttataactcaAAGGAAACTCAATACATTTAGAAGCGAGATCACGAGGCAACCCACCGCACCGTTTCAAAGGGGtcgctcataacatccgtccatccatcctaATATCGTCatcattacgtagtgagcaataCGGCCTCTGCGGTAGTGGCTGGTGGGGCTAAAGACAATAATATAACAAGAGCTTAGTAgcccaacccaccgccccgttctaaaggggtcGTTCGCAACATCTGTCCCTCCATCCGAATATCGTCATCATTAAGTAGTAACCAATACGGCCTCTGCGGTAGCGGTTGGTGGGGCTTGTCACGCTGCTTGCTCGTTGTTTATTGGGCGTTTTGTTACCGCTTTCTGGGCGGTATCTCTGTGTCCGATACTCTAACATGACTACAGATATCTTTATTATGTCGCCAGGTGACCGAGAcgcctcaactggcaaaaaaaaaaaagaaatacttgaaACAATTGTTtattacattgtttattgtcaatggtgaatgaagcagtacatgctcacaattttcgtacaggtcaggtggactTAATGCTTCAATCACTAAGTTTAGAACAAAGAGGAAAACAGATAGCCATCAATTTAACGGAATTCAAATGTTAAATCGAGCAAAGTTTTCTCATCGTGTTCGGCGCGCCGATAAAGCAGGGAGAGCGAAGCTTCAGACGATATTTATGCTAGGCTAACCTCGTACTTGTAGTTGCGTACAGCGCTTCTTGACGTGTTTCATACTACACGAATATTGTTTGAGTTCGATgatttcagctagattaaaaaaagaaacattacccgttattattttatatttttgtAAATGGACCTCTCTAGCCATGATACCCGTTTCTCTTTATCAATACGCCGATGACACGATGATCGTAACTTCTGCCCACAGCTGCTATGATGCGATTGCTTCTTTagtctgctgccacaaaagctatGGATTGGTTTCGAAACAACCTAATTGCTATAAATGTATCTAAGACGCAATTAATCTGCATCCACTTGTTTTGCGTTGTTCAGATTGTTCATCTTGTTCTTGTAGACCATTACAGTACTCATCTGTTGTAAAATATCTTGGTTTATATCTTGACCGCGACATTTCTTGGAACAGCCATCTTGCTTACGTTTGTATAAACTTCGCGCTGTATCATGTCtactgtacaatataagataTTACATGCTCTTATCGGCAAGGAAAACAATAACACACGGTTTAGGCTACAGTCTGCTGCGGTATGGCATAACAATTTACGGGCACTGTGCTCTCcgctggcacaacagaataaatgcaaTAAAAACATATCTTATGATCTGGGCCTGAATGCTGACACAGACCGTTTCAAGATACTTCCGATGCCGAATTTCAAGGATCTTTTAATGCAAACAGTTGTTTTAAAACACTTCTGGTCCAGTGAATTCCTAGTTTCGTACACTCCTTCCCGTTGCTTAAGGCCCAGGGACCCCTTTTGGAGGTcacgttgttccacaaggtacggCACTAGAGCTTGCGCCCATTATGTTCCAACCAACTTCAATAAATTACCCCCCAGTACCTTCTGTGCAAAAACGTAATACAAGTTAAAGAGACTGCTAAGGCGTATCTGTTTGTAAAGGCGTATTTGTTCCTTTTGTTTACCGTTATTGCTTGAGTTCGTGCACGTGATTGTGCAATTCGTTTGCACCATGACGGTCAGACTGGTATATGGTTATCCATTATCTCAAGGTCATTTTTGTTCGCACGCATTGCCGTGTTTCTGTGTTTCATTTTGCTCAATGAAAATTATTTTCATAAACGCTGTATAACTTTTAGCAACTTTTTTTCTGGTGTGCTATACTTGAGTTCGCTGCGTATAACTGTTCTATTAATGTACCGTGTATGGTTTTCCtacctgccaggcactgccgctcaagccttcaaaggctttgaCAGGCCAGTACGAACGTACTGATTTGGTTATTTgtaataaaggtattattattactattgttattattgttattattgttattattgttattattgttgttgttattgtcattgttattgtcattgtcgttgttgttgttgttgttgttataatAAAAAGTGCGTGGCAAAGATGAAAGATGTACAGTCAGCAAGATAACCTCTAGCTGCAATGTCTCATTATTTTTCACAACACATTAGCGAGAGGCACATAATGTAGGGAAAAAAcgctatgctaaattttacagcacatattgtctGTGCTTGAGACTtctgctgcacatttagtgttcaaGTGCGGCAGTAAAGGCTTTGATACAAGTGGGGTAACCATAGGAAACCAAAGAAAGTTATGGTGACAACAGTGCCTACACGGACTtctgcaaatattgtgtgaataaagaaggacactaaataaacatataagcaAGCCCAAATCATGCTCGCTGATCCTTGGAAACGCAAGTTAGTCTGCAAGGAAAAAGGTTGCGAGGAGATGAACACTTCAATTGTGTAAtagaggtgagcaagggaagcctcaggcTGGAGTCAGCGTTTCAACaagcaaacatatttgtgaagGCCGTGAAGAACATAAGTTGAcatgctgaggcttcccttgttcgtacactgttgattggctgaatgttaagcccAACTTACTCCAAACATATTTCAAAAACTTTCGGGGACTCACTGTGCTTAGGTTTGTCATGTGCTGTTcgaatggaaaaaaaattgtttttagtgATTTGTCTGGTTGACCAGCGTTGAGTAGACTTCTTGTGTGAACATACCTTTTCAAGCTATCTCTCACAGGGTAGGGCTAGCCTAGCTATTGATTTCATGCGAACTGTAGATGAACCATTTATaattaacaaatgtaaaataatgCGCGCATCCATATCTAAATATAATTCGAGCACTTGCCATCTTAACAACATTCCCTTAGATCTCGTCATGACAAATAAATATCTTGCTGTACACATTGAAAATAACTTAATGTGGACCATTAATATCGATTACATCATTAACAATCCTAATCATATGCTCCGGTACTTAcggtgcaacttttccaaagcaacGTCTACGTTGAAACTGCTGCTTTACACGGCTCTAATATGCTCGCAACTTGAATATGgatctgcaatatgggatcccagttGCGCTTATTTTAATTCAATCCAACTAGTAAGAAATATctctactcgtttcattctttctaattataagCATACTGCGAGTATAACCTCAATAAAAACTAAGCTAGCACTTGTTCAACTGGCTAACCGCCGCAAAGTGGCCTgtctttcgctatttcataaaactTTTCCGTCACCGATAACAAACTTTTTCGCAAAACGTTAGCTAATGCATAACCAGGAGAATTATTATATTACTAGAACTCActgcatttgtttgtttgtttactttaCTCTACTACCTTGTAACCACTTCCCTCTTTAATGCCATATGGTCCTGGGGGtactttaaaaaataaaataataaaattaacAGTGACTCCCAGAGCTTCAGTCAACATGAAACATAATTTCGTCAAAATTACATTGAGTGCGTTTGATCGTTTTAAAATTCTTTGCATTTTCATGTAAAAAGTAATTGTTGTCagggagcatgtgatacttggtgGTATTGCCCGTCAAGTTGATTCGAAAAGAGCAGATGAGATAATTTTTGCATTAGCAAGTAGGAGCCTGCTGCATTGTTTCTGTTCTGGTCGTCATGGCTATAATGACCAGAAAAGAAACAACTTGGGACTCAACATGTTGCTTCTGTATTTGTCACAAAACGCCCTTAAAATCTTTGTACGTAAAATTTTAGCATTCCCACTCGGTACGACACAAAACTGCATATTGTTGCTTTCCCGATAGGGCTCACACtcctctatctggtaaacttttaaacatttcaTGGTCAGGCACATAGTTCGAGAGGACttgttgtcattatggtgacttgagcttcttatggcttggcgtgggcaacttgcagaccaataatctctctattgtccattttcttgaaaaaagaaatgatgaagccatgacaaacacgCAAACAAAAAATGCTGGAACAAAAGTTAGTCCAATAAATCAACAAGCCACggttctagttgaagtgttcagaaaaaTACCTCGCGAGGATTTTGGTCCTGGATGTTACTTCCAGTAGTGACACATTCACTGATGACTTGCACGTCCTGTTATGGAGACGGGGTTTCGTGACCTTCAActgcgtctgcttggagctcgaaccaggttttggacatcctcactccaatttaaacagccaacaggagaggaactcgcgtcgtattcagacgaatacacaccccaacctgcaccacctacacagaatacacacactgacgagtgcccgtggtgcacagacacacccacacacatCAAACACATCACATCATCACAAACATCACAAACACATCAATTGGGAGTGCCCCAAGAGGCCGCCGCACATATACAGCCCCATAATAACACATCCACTGATGAGGGATAGGCAgagggaggcatggcttgcggacgagggtcgggagagccaagTGGCTCTTCTGCACCAATCCCCGCGAACTGCTCGTGGCAGTGGGGCtctggaataggggccccaaccatcgtgccttattttaatttttttttcaataaatgtttatCTCACTCTTTCACTCGGAGAGGGTTTggcagggaagacgaggtgacgtaaaaataaataatagaaGCTTAATACGGCATCACGGGTGAGTATGGCGCTCCAAGACAATACAGAAACGTTCAGCGTACGTGGACCGGCATGCATGGGCTAAGATGCGACCACCTGTGGCAGTTAGCTGGCTTTCTTATACCGTTCACCATCAGGGCAACCTCATTCTTTGCTGCTACCCGGTATAGGGCCTTGTCAGGACACAtcgggtcaacccacacagaggggGCACGGGAGGGAAACCACATTCCTTGGCGTAGAGGGGTAGAATGTAGGACAGAATGGGAGTAGGTTTTGCACATCCCgcgcataatcccgtcgcacacacccgacggaCGAGTCTCTTCACGTTGACAAGCGTAATGATGAGGCACAGCGTGTCACAGGCGGTTGGCATGTGTTCCACTCATTGTCGCACGAACTGAACCGTAACAGTCCAGAGACAACAGAGTCCAAACGGGGGAACTAGTGTTAGCAGAATCTTGGAGGTTGgagccgaaagaaaaaaagagcctcAGTTACTACGGTGTAAGCGTGAGTGAGTTTGTAATTCATGGATGACTAAGAACAGTGACACAAGACTGTCCATGGCATAAACGcaaacacacactcacacacaacactgttttgcatgttcatttctttcaatggtgtctTTGTGTAGGCTGCGCTTAGTGAAGGCTCGATTAGATGACAATCTTTTTCTGCGAGATACTATAGGTGATAAACACACTCATTTTATTATGCCTCATATGCAGTTAATGTAACTGTATGACCGGAAGTACATTTGCCACTAATGTGCAGACaatttatcgcagtgtatcatctATGCAGAAACAGCCAAAACGATTTCTTCGCGCTGTACTCCgtgttaggaattttagcaatgtctttgaagagcaataactttatAGTTATTATTTTCCACTTTTGAGAAATGAGTGCAGGAATCGTTCCTATCCGCCTCGCACGCACAGGAATTCAAAGTAATAAAGTTCTCGCCAATTGTCTTTGAGAATGCGAagcaatggtttttttttttactcaccggtgcacacacccagaggctgcaaggttaatctACTTTCGTGGGCAGTCTCCAAGCAGATTGCGCTTGGTTCCAGCGATGAATTTTCGCGCCAGCTAGCGCATTTTACTTTTTTGAAGTAGCACGTCATTACGCGGCCAGatgcagtatgggaacgc contains:
- the LOC142559279 gene encoding ditrans,polycis-undecaprenyl-diphosphate synthase ((2E,6E)-farnesyl-diphosphate specific)-like, giving the protein MALHLAKAVKEDVIRSEDLTGEFLDEYVALTECPEAEMLVRSAGDQRFSDFEVLQCNYAYFHLDAKQWPAMGFLDWARAMIHFQLQWPAIQAIKERHSLMASYGGGRSDPEQVIRQRTFFRRVHAANILKKERLAGLRKDVVGQ